A DNA window from bacterium contains the following coding sequences:
- a CDS encoding glycosyltransferase family 4 protein: MNGNKLYWAYPVTRKEESYFVLSDKMAWALRRRGFTVTPLSAAYFDTTPTTHVALAHPDIGAIPTVAAGTPGFMTLKLGRVWGLTMYESTRLPTRWAPTLLRHCERILVPSPWCAVIFRDNLTDYMESHTDQFKVPILPPIHVVPLGIDAAQFRYTQRPNRDTFTFLCIADRGNRKGFDLVLQAFYKVFGGPDQTPDVRLIFKMIETPQSILHFVTHFPDRRVRTWRENLDDIAELLYIADCFLFPSRGEGYGLWPRQAAATGLPVICSDCTGMADEAKNWALTLNGTWVAASTEGYDGKQFQPNLDELCTHMRWVYDQRAHAREFGYRASSWVHEHVTWDHAADAFIQLFNQVAEDTRRSFSFPVASASTTTEPPKPKPKRSRRYAAK; encoded by the coding sequence GTGAACGGCAATAAGCTCTACTGGGCCTACCCGGTCACGCGCAAGGAAGAATCTTACTTCGTGCTCTCGGATAAAATGGCGTGGGCGCTGCGCCGGCGCGGCTTTACCGTCACGCCGCTCTCCGCCGCCTACTTCGACACCACCCCCACAACCCACGTCGCCCTTGCCCACCCAGATATCGGCGCAATTCCCACCGTCGCCGCCGGCACGCCCGGCTTCATGACGCTCAAACTGGGCCGGGTCTGGGGCCTCACCATGTACGAAAGTACCCGCCTCCCAACGCGCTGGGCACCCACGCTCCTGCGCCACTGTGAGCGCATCCTTGTCCCATCACCCTGGTGTGCCGTCATCTTCCGCGATAACCTCACCGATTACATGGAAAGCCATACCGACCAGTTCAAAGTCCCGATCCTGCCGCCTATCCACGTCGTCCCGCTCGGCATCGATGCGGCTCAGTTCCGTTATACTCAGCGCCCCAACCGCGATACGTTCACTTTCCTCTGCATTGCCGACCGGGGCAACCGCAAGGGCTTTGACCTCGTGCTCCAGGCCTTCTACAAAGTGTTTGGCGGCCCGGACCAGACGCCTGACGTGCGCCTCATCTTCAAGATGATCGAGACGCCGCAAAGCATCCTGCACTTCGTCACTCACTTCCCCGACCGCCGCGTCCGCACCTGGCGCGAGAACCTGGACGACATTGCGGAACTCCTATATATCGCCGATTGCTTCCTCTTCCCATCCCGCGGCGAGGGCTACGGCCTCTGGCCGCGGCAGGCTGCCGCTACCGGTCTGCCGGTCATCTGCTCCGACTGCACGGGCATGGCCGACGAGGCCAAAAACTGGGCGCTCACACTCAACGGCACCTGGGTCGCCGCCTCCACCGAAGGCTACGACGGCAAACAATTCCAGCCCAACCTGGACGAACTCTGCACCCATATGCGTTGGGTCTATGACCAGCGCGCCCACGCCAGGGAGTTCGGCTACCGCGCCTCTAGCTGGGTACACGAGCACGTCACCTGGGACCATGCTGCCGACGCTTTCATCCAACTCTTCAACCAGGTCGCCGAGGACACACGCCGATCGTTCTCGTTCCCCGTCGCCAGCGCCTCAACTACAACAGAACCGCCCAAACCCAAGCCCAAACGGAGCCGCCGCTATGCCGCCAAATAA